The following are from one region of the Amedibacterium intestinale genome:
- the secY gene encoding preprotein translocase subunit SecY: protein MLKTIISMFKSKDIRNRILFTLAMLFIFRFGAAITVPGVDISTMTNAKSNSLFEMINLLGGGGLEQLSVFALGVGPYITASIIIQLLSMDVIPALTELAKGGATGKKQIDKYTRYLAVVLGFFQASTLIYGFSRAYPGLLVEGDGWASILYISTVLTGGSMFLLWIGDRISMKGIGNGISMIIAAGIIARLPHQMITAWETVVDTSSSSATFNGILGFAGYILCYLLIIVFVVFMQTAERKIPIQYTSSTVTTRKKDMTYLPLKINSASVIPVIFASSLMVAPLSIVKMITSADWVNTLEYFLGLQTPVSLVIYVVLTILFTFFYTQMQVDPSKIAENLGKSGTYIPGIRPGSETKEYINKVLNRITVLGALGLAFIAVLPHALPLFTSLPASMGIGGTGIIIVVGVAMETVKQIQGRMTQKSYRGFLQR, encoded by the coding sequence ATGCTAAAAACGATTATCAGCATGTTTAAGAGTAAAGATATCCGTAATCGAATACTCTTTACTCTCGCCATGTTGTTTATCTTCCGTTTTGGCGCAGCAATCACCGTACCAGGAGTTGACATTTCAACAATGACAAATGCTAAGAGCAATAGTTTATTTGAAATGATCAACCTCCTTGGTGGGGGTGGTCTTGAACAGTTATCTGTTTTTGCTCTAGGTGTAGGCCCTTACATTACAGCTTCCATTATTATCCAGTTATTGTCAATGGATGTTATTCCAGCATTAACTGAATTAGCAAAAGGTGGGGCTACAGGAAAAAAACAGATAGATAAATATACGCGATACCTGGCAGTAGTTTTAGGCTTCTTCCAGGCTTCAACGCTAATATACGGATTCTCCCGTGCATACCCTGGACTTCTAGTTGAGGGAGATGGATGGGCTTCCATTTTGTATATTTCAACTGTTCTAACTGGTGGTAGTATGTTCCTTTTATGGATTGGAGATCGTATTTCTATGAAAGGAATTGGAAATGGTATTTCTATGATTATTGCCGCTGGTATTATTGCTAGATTGCCGCATCAAATGATTACAGCATGGGAGACTGTTGTAGATACATCTAGTAGTTCAGCAACTTTCAATGGTATCCTTGGTTTTGCAGGGTATATTTTATGTTATCTACTAATCATCGTTTTTGTAGTATTTATGCAGACTGCTGAAAGAAAAATTCCAATTCAATATACTTCAAGTACTGTTACTACTAGAAAGAAAGATATGACATATTTACCTTTGAAAATAAATTCAGCAAGTGTAATCCCAGTCATTTTCGCTTCTTCTCTGATGGTAGCACCACTGTCTATTGTTAAAATGATTACTTCAGCTGACTGGGTAAATACACTAGAATATTTTTTAGGATTACAGACACCGGTGAGTTTAGTGATTTATGTTGTTTTAACAATATTATTTACTTTCTTCTATACACAGATGCAAGTAGATCCATCAAAGATTGCTGAAAATTTAGGAAAATCTGGTACGTACATTCCAGGAATTCGTCCAGGTAGTGAAACTAAAGAATATATAAATAAAGTACTAAACAGAATTACTGTTTTAGGTGCACTTGGCCTGGCATTTATTGCTGTATTGCCTCATGCGCTTCCATTGTTTACCTCTCTACCAGCATCTATGGGGATTGGTGGAACGGGAATTATTATCGTTGTTGGGGTTGCAATGGAAACCGTAAAACAAATTCAAGGACGTATGACACAGAAATCTTATCGTGGGTTTCTTCAGCGATAG